One window of Nicotiana tomentosiformis chromosome 11, ASM39032v3, whole genome shotgun sequence genomic DNA carries:
- the LOC138901524 gene encoding uncharacterized protein, with protein MHSAVQLLTRLATAQAQRQNIGAADKSISARVHDFINLDSPVFTGSDPKEDPQTFIDQVHRTLRVMHASDTEAVELASYRLQYLAVFWYDSWERSRGPNAPPAMWKEFSEAFLRHYLPVEIRRARADKLLNLRQGNISVREYSMQFDSLARYAPHMVAAMSDRVHLFMNGLEPHLINECTTASLVKGMHISRIQDYAQTLEDSKRQQRADREHDMG; from the coding sequence ATGCacagtgcggtgcagttgttgactagattGGCaactgctcaggctcagaggcagaatatcggtgctgctgataaatcgattagtgcgagagttcatgattttattaatcttgactctccagtgtttaccggatcagaccccaaggaggacccgcagaCTTTTATTGATCAAGTTCATCGTACactgcgggttatgcatgctagtgatactgaggcagtagagttggcttcttatcggttacaatATTTAgcagttttctggtatgatagttgggagagatccagGGGTCCGAATGCTCCTCCAGctatgtggaaggaattttctgaggcctttcttcgtcactacttgccagttgagatacgacgagctagagctgataagttatTGAACCTTCGACAAGGTAATATAAGTGTGCGAGAGTATAGTatgcagtttgattctttggcaaggtatgctccccatatggtggccgcgATGAgcgatagggtgcacctgttcatGAACGGGTTGgaaccacatctgataaatgagtgcacgacAGCCTCCTTGGTGAAGGGCATgcatatttctcgtattcaggatTATGCCCAGACACTAGAGGACtctaagcgccagcaaagggcagatagggagcatgATATGGGctag